A portion of the Candidatus Schekmanbacteria bacterium genome contains these proteins:
- a CDS encoding PAS domain-containing protein → MNENPAGNIERFISLLPIAVALIGTDGKIFSANNLFEEIAGTSSAILKSLPYRELFSTSPDIIKIIDTSLSKGEVCSNTRSFFYRRGKPVLPVEVSSSPVSPSAGVPGLSLVLLIKDNSVTREIESREDNIERIKNIESLSHWIIHEVRNPLGSIKGAAQMLMRDNDIKGDSEEFLEIILSEVTRLNDLTKELSLLLSKKEKQLENINIHAVLDHVIKIISLDRAAESATLTKEYDPSLPEISGNFDELIQVFQNIIKNAVQSQNSGGIINVRTRYIRRPVLATQNREDYGYIGVEVTDNGSGIDDDLKEKLFTPFFTTKKEGTGLGLAISLKIITEHNGFIEAENKPDGGALFRVILPYKKIKI, encoded by the coding sequence ATGAATGAAAATCCTGCTGGAAATATTGAACGGTTCATATCGCTGCTTCCGATTGCAGTGGCTCTGATAGGAACTGATGGGAAAATTTTCTCTGCAAACAATCTTTTTGAGGAAATAGCGGGAACTTCGTCAGCCATATTGAAGTCGCTCCCCTACAGGGAACTTTTCTCTACAAGTCCTGATATAATAAAGATCATAGACACGTCCCTCTCAAAGGGGGAGGTCTGTTCCAACACGCGCTCGTTTTTTTACAGGAGGGGAAAACCCGTTCTCCCTGTCGAGGTCTCGTCATCTCCTGTATCTCCCTCCGCAGGCGTTCCCGGGCTTTCCCTTGTTCTTCTTATAAAAGACAACTCCGTGACACGGGAGATAGAATCAAGGGAAGATAATATAGAGAGAATCAAGAACATTGAGTCGCTCTCTCACTGGATAATCCATGAGGTAAGAAATCCTCTCGGTTCAATAAAGGGGGCTGCGCAGATGTTGATGCGTGACAATGACATAAAAGGGGATTCAGAGGAATTTCTTGAAATAATCCTTTCCGAAGTCACAAGGCTCAATGATCTCACAAAAGAGCTTTCGCTTCTTCTATCAAAAAAGGAAAAACAACTTGAAAATATAAACATCCATGCTGTGCTTGACCATGTAATAAAAATAATATCCCTTGACCGTGCAGCGGAGAGTGCTACCCTTACCAAGGAATATGATCCGAGTCTTCCTGAGATTTCTGGGAATTTTGATGAGCTTATACAGGTTTTTCAGAATATAATTAAAAATGCAGTTCAGTCACAAAATTCCGGCGGGATCATCAATGTGCGCACAAGATACATCCGCAGACCTGTGCTGGCTACGCAGAACAGGGAAGACTACGGCTATATCGGCGTGGAGGTAACAGACAATGGCTCCGGTATAGATGATGACCTGAAAGAGAAATTGTTTACTCCTTTTTTTACAACAAAGAAGGAGGGGACAGGGTTGGGACTTGCAATTTCACTTAAAATAATAACAGAGCACAATGGATTTATCGAGGCTGAAAACAAGCCGGACGGCGGCGCACTTTTCAGAGTGATACTCCCCTATAAAAAGATAAAGATATGA
- a CDS encoding AI-2E family transporter, with translation MNDRLIVPIKYPQKFLLRDLSLIIAFFILVITGIYYLRKPLIPFFVASVFSYIVLPLVDGIERLGINRIIATALVFAILGSIIIGSMLNFGPLLLNQIEDIKIKLPDYKVELQQEEKKIEDRVQSLQYYIQRQLPFLGNLHLLENVIPTVLSYLSSSIMDLPAVSTMFGLISIIVFVPFISFFLVLESRSIKKYLISLVPNRYFEVSVNFLYRINKQTEAYLGGVITEAIIVGILSAIGLYVLGINYFLFIAFIAAIFNVVPYLGPLSGALLAIVITLLDKGSFSTALRVIALFILIRLIDDLIVIPTVMSRTVKTHPVTVLLVILIGEYLLGIVGMVIAVPFFQVLKLIVKEIQGIVNRYALA, from the coding sequence ATGAATGACAGACTTATAGTCCCAATAAAATATCCTCAAAAATTCCTCCTTCGTGATTTAAGCCTTATAATTGCTTTTTTTATCTTAGTAATCACGGGGATCTATTATTTAAGAAAGCCTCTGATACCATTTTTCGTGGCATCAGTTTTTTCTTACATAGTTCTTCCGCTCGTTGACGGCATTGAAAGGCTGGGGATAAACCGTATTATCGCAACTGCATTAGTCTTTGCAATACTGGGAAGTATTATCATAGGCTCGATGCTAAATTTCGGACCACTTCTTCTAAACCAGATAGAAGACATAAAGATCAAACTGCCTGACTATAAAGTTGAGCTCCAGCAGGAAGAAAAGAAAATAGAGGACAGGGTGCAAAGCCTTCAATACTACATCCAGCGGCAACTTCCATTCCTTGGGAACCTTCATTTGCTTGAAAACGTAATACCTACAGTTTTATCATATCTCAGCAGTTCCATTATGGATCTGCCGGCAGTTTCTACAATGTTTGGGCTGATTTCCATTATAGTTTTTGTGCCATTCATATCTTTCTTTCTTGTCCTTGAGAGCAGATCAATCAAAAAATATCTGATAAGCCTTGTGCCTAACCGCTATTTCGAGGTCTCTGTCAACTTCCTCTACAGAATAAACAAACAGACAGAGGCATATCTTGGAGGCGTAATAACAGAAGCAATAATTGTAGGGATTCTTTCAGCCATAGGACTCTATGTCTTAGGGATAAATTATTTTCTCTTCATAGCCTTTATTGCAGCCATCTTCAATGTGGTACCTTATTTAGGCCCTCTTTCAGGAGCATTGCTTGCAATCGTCATCACGCTGCTTGACAAAGGCTCATTCTCTACTGCACTCAGGGTCATAGCTCTTTTTATATTAATAAGGCTCATAGATGATCTTATCGTAATACCTACTGTAATGTCGCGCACAGTAAAGACGCATCCCGTAACGGTCCTTCTTGTCATACTTATAGGGGAATATCTTCTCGGTATAGTAGGAATGGTAATTGCCGTTCCGTTCTTCCAGGTATTAAAGCTTATTGTAAAAGAGATACAGGGGATAGTAAACAGATACGCTTTAGCTTAA
- a CDS encoding class II fructose-bisphosphate aldolase: MKVVSLNELKNEIKPFINLEGSELRVTDEKTLRESGVDLLIYNAVFNPDENAVKLSKWIIREAAQSVGIYPSSIQGLYAARAAGKYSGITTPAINIRVLTYDVARSIFKTGRANNTGAFLFEIAKSEIGYTFQEPSEYSACVLAAAIKENVKGPVFILGDHYQVNASKFAKDRGAEISGLKKLIKDSIEAGFYNIDIDSSTLVDLSKATIDEQQELNYEIAAELTGYIRSLEPKGITVAVGGEIGEVGKKNSTPEELRAYLKGYYRCLPKYGKDLAGIIKISVQTGTSHGGIPLPDGRIAEVKLDLETLGNLSKISQAEFKLGGAVQHGASTLPEEAFGHFPQREAVEVHLATAFQNMIYDSRYFPSELKQKIYAAIKEKFISEKKDSETEEQFIYKTRKKGFGQYKKEIWDLSQDTKAKILGELESKFDLIFKKLNSVNTTGIVNESVKPVPVKTNRPV, translated from the coding sequence ATGAAAGTAGTGTCCCTGAATGAACTTAAAAATGAGATAAAACCATTCATAAACCTTGAGGGGAGCGAACTCAGGGTAACTGATGAGAAAACGCTTCGTGAAAGCGGCGTTGATCTGCTGATTTATAACGCTGTGTTCAACCCTGACGAGAACGCTGTGAAGCTTTCTAAATGGATAATACGTGAGGCAGCACAGTCAGTTGGCATATATCCCTCCTCCATACAGGGGCTTTATGCGGCAAGAGCGGCTGGGAAATACTCCGGTATTACGACACCTGCAATAAACATAAGGGTTCTCACCTACGATGTTGCAAGGTCAATCTTTAAAACCGGCCGGGCAAACAACACTGGAGCATTCCTCTTCGAGATAGCAAAGAGCGAGATAGGATATACCTTTCAGGAGCCCTCAGAATATTCAGCCTGTGTGCTTGCGGCAGCCATTAAGGAAAATGTAAAAGGCCCGGTGTTCATACTTGGCGACCATTATCAGGTCAATGCTTCGAAATTTGCAAAGGACAGGGGTGCGGAGATATCAGGGCTTAAGAAACTCATCAAGGATTCAATTGAAGCCGGATTCTATAACATTGATATAGATTCTTCCACACTTGTTGACCTGTCAAAAGCAACTATAGATGAACAGCAGGAGTTAAACTACGAAATCGCAGCAGAGCTTACAGGTTATATAAGAAGCCTTGAACCGAAAGGTATCACAGTAGCGGTAGGCGGAGAGATTGGAGAGGTCGGAAAAAAGAACAGCACGCCGGAAGAACTGCGGGCATATCTTAAAGGCTATTACAGATGCCTTCCAAAATACGGGAAAGACCTTGCAGGGATCATAAAGATAAGTGTCCAGACAGGGACAAGCCACGGAGGGATTCCGCTTCCGGACGGACGCATTGCAGAAGTAAAGCTTGACCTTGAGACGCTTGGGAACCTTTCAAAGATATCGCAGGCAGAATTCAAACTTGGCGGCGCTGTTCAGCATGGGGCTTCAACTCTGCCCGAAGAGGCTTTCGGTCATTTTCCCCAGAGGGAAGCGGTCGAGGTGCACCTTGCCACTGCATTCCAGAACATGATTTACGACAGCAGGTATTTCCCGTCTGAACTGAAGCAGAAGATATATGCTGCTATCAAGGAAAAGTTTATCTCTGAAAAGAAGGATTCTGAGACGGAAGAACAGTTCATCTATAAGACAAGGAAAAAGGGGTTCGGCCAGTATAAGAAAGAGATATGGGACCTGTCTCAGGATACAAAGGCGAAAATATTGGGTGAGCTTGAATCCAAGTTTGATCTTATTTTCAAAAAGCTCAATTCCGTGAATACAACTGGCATTGTGAATGAGTCAGTTAAACCGGTACCAGTTAAAACAAACCGGCCCGTATAA
- the pgeF gene encoding peptidoglycan editing factor PgeF: protein MNNKPLLIKSKLLEKNCPAFHCFSTRNGDTTGTGIGNIVFPKQVHGDRIIIADGQNTAKEDADAVITREPKIPIGILTADCVPVIVTDRLNRVGAVIHSGWKGTVQNIAGKTIRKIVEISGAKASELFAAVGPSIGSCCYEVGEDVALKFKQEFDGRLDVVEKRNEKFFVSLRDAVALELQREGISRSNIDVLDYCTFCDEELFYSYRRDGKSAGRMSAILML from the coding sequence ATGAATAATAAGCCGCTGCTAATAAAATCGAAACTTTTAGAAAAAAACTGCCCGGCATTTCACTGTTTCTCAACCCGGAATGGAGATACGACAGGAACAGGCATTGGTAATATAGTGTTCCCAAAACAGGTTCATGGGGACAGGATAATTATTGCAGATGGTCAAAACACCGCCAAAGAAGATGCAGATGCAGTTATAACCAGAGAGCCTAAAATCCCAATAGGAATATTGACGGCCGATTGTGTTCCTGTAATTGTTACAGATAGATTGAACCGCGTTGGAGCAGTCATCCATTCAGGGTGGAAAGGTACTGTACAGAACATTGCAGGGAAGACAATCAGGAAGATAGTGGAAATCTCAGGAGCCAAGGCATCTGAACTTTTCGCTGCCGTAGGTCCATCTATCGGGAGTTGTTGTTATGAGGTGGGCGAAGATGTAGCTTTGAAGTTTAAGCAGGAGTTTGATGGGCGATTGGATGTAGTTGAAAAAAGGAATGAGAAGTTTTTTGTTTCACTTAGAGATGCCGTTGCCTTAGAGCTTCAAAGGGAAGGAATAAGCCGGAGCAATATTGATGTTTTAGATTATTGTACTTTCTGTGATGAAGAACTTTTTTATTCTTACAGAAGAGACGGAAAGAGTGCCGGCAGGATGTCAGCGATTCTCATGCTTTAA
- a CDS encoding flippase-like domain-containing protein, producing MSRERRFRKRFTISMIMSAGVFAVLSIYSDLPELKKSFLSFSWRYLPLVTVLVFLNYVIRFFKWDHYLKLLNIKLSRSESFSIFMSGMIMTVTPGKFGEVLKSYLLKKINHTSISKSSPIILAERITDLLAFCLLAGIGSYSLHKGEKVITAGLVVIGLIIFIIGRKPTFIAILNFFKRIPFVAKHSSKLERAYDSAANLLALKNILFPTIISIPSWFSECLAFYFILSGLGCEVTLFKATFIYCISTIIGALSMLPGGLGAMETSMTGMLILAGVKKSSAVAGTILIRCFTLWFAVITGAFFFYLNHKRFGDIDDAIEESSKSETAEQG from the coding sequence ATGAGCAGGGAAAGAAGATTCAGAAAACGTTTCACCATTTCCATGATAATGTCTGCCGGCGTGTTTGCAGTGCTCAGCATATACAGTGACCTTCCGGAGCTAAAAAAATCGTTTCTTTCTTTCTCATGGAGATATCTTCCTCTTGTCACTGTCCTTGTATTTCTTAATTACGTCATACGTTTCTTTAAATGGGACCATTATTTAAAACTTCTCAACATAAAGCTCTCACGCAGTGAGAGCTTTTCCATATTCATGAGCGGAATGATTATGACCGTGACTCCGGGCAAATTCGGAGAAGTGTTGAAATCCTATCTTCTGAAAAAGATAAACCACACTTCCATATCAAAATCATCCCCCATAATCCTGGCAGAAAGGATAACCGACCTCCTTGCATTTTGTCTGCTAGCAGGCATAGGAAGCTATTCCCTCCACAAAGGCGAAAAGGTCATAACAGCAGGGCTTGTCGTGATAGGCCTGATAATTTTCATCATCGGAAGAAAGCCTACCTTTATAGCCATACTGAATTTCTTCAAGCGAATCCCTTTCGTTGCAAAACATTCCTCAAAGCTGGAAAGAGCATACGATAGTGCCGCGAATCTTCTGGCTTTGAAAAATATTCTTTTCCCCACAATAATCAGCATACCTTCATGGTTTTCCGAGTGCCTTGCATTTTATTTCATCCTTAGCGGGCTTGGCTGTGAAGTGACGCTTTTCAAGGCAACATTCATTTACTGCATATCAACAATAATCGGGGCATTGAGCATGCTGCCGGGAGGCCTGGGCGCCATGGAAACAAGCATGACAGGGATGCTTATTCTCGCAGGGGTAAAAAAATCATCAGCAGTGGCTGGAACAATCCTCATAAGGTGTTTCACATTGTGGTTTGCCGTAATTACAGGAGCATTCTTCTTCTATCTGAACCACAAACGATTCGGAGACATCGACGACGCAATAGAGGAAAGTTCAAAATCTGAAACAGCAGAACAGGGTTAA
- a CDS encoding tetratricopeptide repeat protein, which produces MLCKEPAITLLILIIAYDYSQTLKFKKIFSDINKYMPYFILALLYLALRYNALGGFAPSKQYSKLTNYELVINAFALFQEFLTKLIIPINLNVFHDFKPLNSIFSTSGIISFAAITAFIIAIYFARKNKILFLSLIMILVPLLPALYIPGIGKNPFAERYLYLPSAGFAILISLLIGYSFSKKHYVNILNVLLLVVALTFFGGTFSRNYVWKSDLTLWTDTVKKSPYNAWVHEYYGYALYVNGQVDEAVKEYHDSIKTDNSIPDAHINLGVAYFTKGLIDEAIKEFLKTIEIKPDFVEAHDYLGRAYEQKGLTEKAFIEYKKSIEIDNNYSEGHYQVGRIYFINRDPERALNEFNIALKINPLNKLYQDTVNELMQVYPAIAEKNPFPE; this is translated from the coding sequence ATGCTTTGCAAGGAACCGGCAATTACCTTACTGATTCTAATAATCGCATACGACTATTCTCAAACATTAAAATTTAAAAAAATATTTTCAGATATAAATAAATATATGCCGTATTTTATATTAGCTCTTCTTTATCTTGCATTAAGATATAATGCCTTAGGAGGATTTGCTCCTTCAAAACAATATTCCAAACTAACCAATTATGAGCTGGTAATAAATGCATTTGCATTATTTCAGGAATTCCTGACAAAGTTAATTATTCCCATAAATTTAAACGTATTTCACGATTTCAAGCCACTAAATTCAATATTTAGCACCTCGGGAATAATTTCATTTGCAGCCATTACAGCTTTTATTATTGCCATTTATTTTGCACGAAAAAATAAAATCTTATTTCTCAGCCTCATCATGATACTGGTTCCACTATTGCCTGCGCTTTATATACCCGGAATCGGGAAAAATCCATTTGCGGAAAGATACCTTTATCTTCCATCAGCCGGATTCGCAATTCTAATATCTTTATTAATTGGTTACTCATTTAGTAAAAAACATTATGTTAATATTTTAAATGTCTTATTACTGGTAGTAGCTCTTACTTTTTTTGGAGGGACTTTCAGCAGAAATTATGTATGGAAAAGTGACTTAACCCTCTGGACAGATACGGTCAAAAAATCTCCTTATAATGCCTGGGTGCATGAATATTATGGATATGCACTGTATGTGAATGGACAAGTTGACGAGGCTGTAAAAGAGTACCATGATTCAATAAAAACAGACAATAGCATTCCTGATGCTCATATCAATCTTGGAGTTGCATACTTCACCAAAGGATTAATTGATGAAGCAATTAAAGAATTTCTAAAGACTATTGAAATAAAGCCTGATTTTGTCGAAGCCCATGATTATTTAGGTAGAGCTTATGAACAAAAGGGATTGACAGAAAAAGCCTTTATTGAATACAAAAAATCAATTGAAATAGATAATAATTATTCTGAAGGACACTATCAGGTTGGAAGAATATATTTTATAAACAGAGATCCTGAACGGGCTCTGAATGAATTTAATATAGCTTTAAAAATAAACCCTCTTAATAAATTATATCAGGATACAGTGAATGAATTAATGCAAGTCTATCCGGCAATAGCTGAGAAAAATCCTTTTCCTGAATAA
- a CDS encoding radical SAM protein: MKILFFYKEQENLGIQYLSSILKKAGHEVSLIFDTGFDSYMGFYDIKALKGKKKEGKLISKIKEINPDLFAFSCVTPLYSYVKETSSLVKKHFDIPVIAGGIHPTSVPEHVLKHPDIDMVYIGEGEEGVPELIDRMARKEDISNVRNLWLKKDGVIIKNPLRPLIADLDPIPFPDRDLFYHHTFAGILTVITGRGCPYRCTFCFNNQMERIYGIDEKHLRRRSIANVMEELVYFKKKYKVRKVFFADDIFTLNSKWVGEFCEEYKRKVNVPFLCQVHPSTLTPEVVKIMKEASCECVIYGLDSGNDYVRNKIMKKNVSREKILETVNMIRGSGIKLFMNVIYGMVGEDISHMQDTLNFLKQSRCDGVNASIFYPYPETEACEFGIKNGYIDEEIMENIREGKSSTHGSSIINIKNKDFSETIRNITPAYNKFPFLRPLFDLVIRKKWVKLSKMLYVFTGPFVYSTWGEIMFREMFFIFFRSFFTKKESSRS, translated from the coding sequence ATGAAAATACTTTTTTTCTACAAAGAACAGGAAAACCTCGGAATCCAGTATCTTTCGAGCATTTTGAAGAAAGCTGGCCATGAGGTCAGCCTTATCTTTGATACTGGTTTTGACAGCTACATGGGCTTTTATGACATCAAAGCCCTCAAGGGAAAAAAGAAGGAAGGGAAGTTAATCTCAAAAATAAAAGAGATAAACCCTGACCTCTTTGCCTTTTCCTGCGTCACTCCTCTTTATTCCTATGTCAAGGAGACATCGTCTCTTGTCAAAAAGCATTTTGATATCCCTGTCATCGCGGGAGGTATTCACCCGACCAGCGTTCCCGAACATGTATTGAAGCACCCCGACATTGATATGGTCTATATAGGGGAAGGTGAAGAAGGAGTCCCCGAGCTTATAGACAGGATGGCGAGAAAGGAAGACATTTCAAATGTCCGTAATTTATGGCTAAAAAAAGACGGCGTCATTATAAAGAACCCCTTAAGGCCTTTAATCGCCGACCTTGACCCGATTCCATTTCCTGACAGAGATCTTTTTTACCATCATACATTTGCAGGAATACTCACTGTCATAACAGGAAGGGGATGCCCTTACAGGTGCACGTTCTGCTTTAACAACCAGATGGAGAGAATCTATGGCATAGATGAAAAGCACCTTCGCCGGAGGAGCATTGCGAATGTCATGGAGGAGCTTGTCTATTTCAAGAAGAAGTACAAGGTAAGAAAAGTTTTTTTTGCCGACGACATCTTTACCCTTAACAGCAAATGGGTAGGGGAATTCTGCGAGGAATACAAAAGAAAGGTAAATGTTCCATTTCTCTGCCAGGTTCATCCGTCAACTCTTACCCCGGAGGTTGTTAAGATAATGAAAGAAGCATCCTGCGAGTGTGTAATCTATGGGCTCGATTCAGGGAATGACTATGTGAGAAACAAAATAATGAAGAAGAATGTGTCGAGAGAAAAGATCCTTGAAACAGTGAATATGATAAGAGGAAGCGGCATTAAACTTTTCATGAATGTCATCTATGGCATGGTGGGAGAAGATATTTCCCATATGCAGGATACACTGAATTTCCTGAAACAAAGCAGATGTGACGGAGTAAATGCATCAATATTTTATCCCTATCCTGAAACCGAGGCATGTGAATTCGGGATTAAGAATGGTTACATAGATGAAGAAATAATGGAAAACATAAGGGAAGGGAAAAGCTCTACCCACGGCTCGTCTATCATTAATATAAAGAATAAGGATTTCTCCGAGACTATACGCAACATTACTCCTGCATATAACAAATTTCCGTTTCTGCGTCCGCTCTTTGACCTTGTGATCAGGAAAAAATGGGTGAAATTAAGCAAAATGCTTTATGTGTTTACAGGACCATTTGTATATTCTACGTGGGGCGAGATAATGTTCAGAGAGATGTTCTTTATTTTCTTCAGGTCTTTTTTTACGAAAAAAGAATCTTCCCGTTCTTAA
- a CDS encoding sigma-54-dependent Fis family transcriptional regulator has translation MTPKIPTILIADDEKNLTKIMRKFCEREGYAVHIANSGKEAIGILEEYPCHIAFLDLNMPGYSGFEVLEKGLAIRPDCYFILMTAQDSMENTIEAMKKGAYDYLSKPFDIEEVKFLIEKVMKLLDLKERVEELRTEIVGDSKENLIVGKSAKMRELFKTIGRVAASDTTVLLLGESGTGKELVAKSIHYYSSRVGKPFIKVNCAAIPSGILESELFGHKRGSFSGAYGTSPGKFQSAEGGTIFLDEIGELEYSLQGKLLRALQEKEIETVGESRARRIDVRIITATNKDLKEEVASKRFRDDLYYRLNIFPILIPPLRERKEDIPILANHFVNKFREEMDLATRHITDGAMKVLMRNSWPGNVRELENVILRGMLLKRSEFLSEEDVDLAVEVKEGAGGVVSFEDAVREVALQFVEEGNNDVFMKLTERFESSLIQAVMTKTGLNQSKAAEILGISRNTLRKKLEEKE, from the coding sequence ATGACTCCGAAGATCCCAACTATACTGATAGCTGACGACGAGAAGAATCTCACAAAGATAATGAGAAAGTTCTGTGAGAGAGAAGGCTATGCAGTACATATCGCAAACTCCGGGAAAGAGGCGATTGGCATCCTTGAGGAGTATCCCTGCCATATCGCATTCTTAGACCTCAATATGCCCGGATATTCAGGTTTTGAAGTCCTTGAGAAGGGTCTTGCAATAAGGCCTGACTGTTATTTCATATTAATGACCGCTCAGGACAGCATGGAAAACACAATCGAGGCGATGAAAAAAGGCGCATATGATTATCTTTCAAAACCCTTTGATATCGAAGAGGTGAAGTTCCTTATTGAAAAGGTCATGAAACTTCTTGATCTTAAGGAACGGGTGGAGGAACTCAGAACTGAGATCGTTGGTGACTCCAAAGAGAATCTTATTGTCGGGAAAAGCGCTAAGATGCGCGAGCTTTTCAAAACCATTGGAAGGGTCGCGGCAAGCGACACCACTGTGCTTCTTCTTGGTGAGAGCGGAACTGGGAAGGAGCTTGTTGCAAAGTCCATACATTATTACAGCTCCCGTGTTGGGAAACCTTTTATCAAAGTGAACTGCGCAGCAATACCATCGGGAATCCTAGAAAGCGAGCTCTTCGGTCATAAGAGAGGCTCTTTCAGCGGTGCTTATGGTACAAGTCCCGGAAAATTTCAGAGCGCTGAAGGAGGCACCATATTCCTCGATGAGATTGGGGAGCTTGAGTATTCGTTGCAGGGGAAACTTCTTCGCGCCCTTCAGGAAAAGGAGATAGAGACGGTCGGGGAAAGCAGGGCACGGCGCATAGATGTACGCATCATTACTGCTACGAACAAGGACCTTAAAGAGGAAGTTGCAAGCAAGAGATTCAGGGATGACCTTTACTACAGGCTGAATATTTTTCCCATACTTATACCTCCTCTGCGCGAGAGAAAAGAGGATATCCCGATCCTTGCAAACCACTTTGTAAATAAATTCAGGGAAGAGATGGACCTTGCTACAAGACATATCACTGACGGTGCCATGAAAGTGCTTATGAGAAATTCCTGGCCCGGCAATGTGAGGGAACTTGAGAATGTCATACTGCGCGGTATGCTCCTTAAAAGAAGCGAGTTTTTAAGCGAAGAAGATGTTGACTTGGCGGTTGAAGTAAAAGAGGGGGCCGGGGGAGTGGTATCTTTTGAAGATGCTGTCAGGGAAGTTGCTTTACAGTTCGTTGAAGAGGGGAATAATGATGTCTTTATGAAGCTTACTGAACGCTTTGAATCATCCCTTATTCAGGCAGTAATGACAAAGACAGGCCTTAACCAGAGCAAAGCAGCAGAAATCCTCGGCATAAGCAGGAACACATTGCGCAAGAAACTTGAGGAGAAGGAATAA
- a CDS encoding cyclic nucleotide-binding domain-containing protein: MGMTKYLASLPLFEGLSKRELREIEAIIHQRNFKDMEVISQAGELPLAIYVIKKGQVNLVIGKPGEVGDIIETLVSGDVVGEICLFDDEPRFTSIISIGDTETYGMFKYDIEELMRRNEKLGFKIVRNIGKKLASRVRKLSHLVYERTGGSGADE, encoded by the coding sequence ATGGGAATGACAAAATATCTTGCCTCGCTTCCGTTATTTGAAGGGCTCTCAAAAAGGGAACTTCGGGAAATAGAAGCAATAATTCATCAGCGGAACTTTAAGGATATGGAAGTCATATCGCAGGCTGGTGAACTTCCTCTTGCAATCTATGTCATAAAAAAGGGGCAGGTGAATCTTGTTATTGGAAAACCCGGAGAAGTGGGGGACATCATCGAAACGCTCGTAAGCGGTGATGTTGTAGGCGAGATATGCCTCTTTGACGATGAGCCCAGATTCACTTCAATCATATCTATAGGCGATACCGAGACCTATGGGATGTTCAAGTACGATATAGAAGAACTTATGAGAAGAAACGAAAAGCTCGGTTTTAAAATAGTAAGAAATATCGGGAAAAAACTTGCAAGCAGAGTCAGGAAGCTTAGCCATCTTGTTTATGAAAGAACAGGAGGTTCAGGAGCTGATGAATGA